From one Lolium rigidum isolate FL_2022 chromosome 4, APGP_CSIRO_Lrig_0.1, whole genome shotgun sequence genomic stretch:
- the LOC124708423 gene encoding REF/SRPP-like protein OsI_017815 isoform X2, with amino-acid sequence MAQSGSDAAPISTHPTEEEEVTVERTPEEEEARLRYLEFVQQAAAQAVVLAAAAYAYAKQGAGPLRPGVDHVEGTVKAVVGPVYDRYHAVPLDLLKFLDRKVDESVQELDRRVPPVVKEVPTYARSAAAEVHKTGLVGTATGLAKSAIARAEPKARDLYTRYEPVAERKAAEAWAALNRLPLVPSVTRAVLPTAAQLSAKYNSAVLDGAKRGNSVATYLPLVPTERIARVFSYPPTDAAATAAPEMQPIPTQ; translated from the exons ATGGCGCAGTCCGGCAGCGACGCCGCCCCGATCAGCACGCACCCCACCGAG gaggaggaggtgacgGTGGAGAggacgccggaggaggaggaggccaggctCAGGTACCTCGAGTTCGTGCAgcaggcggcggcgcaggcggTCGTGCTGGCCGCCGCGGCCTACGCCTACGCCAAGCAGGGCGCGGGGCCGCTCCGCCCCGGCGTCGACCACGTCGAGGGCACCGTCAAGGCCGTCGTCGGGCCCGTCTACGACCGCTACCACGCCGTGCCGCTCGACCTCCTCAAGTTCCTCGACCGCAAG GTTGACGAGTCTGTCCAGGAACTGGACCGCCGTGTTCCACCGGTTGTGAAGGAGGTGCCGACCTATGCCCGCTCTGCGGCGGCTGAGGTGCACAAGACCGGCTTAGTAGGCACAGCCACGGGCCTGGCCAAGTCTGCCATTGCTCGCGCTGAGCCAAAGGCTCGTGACCTCTACACCCGCTACGAGCCTGTGGCGGAGCGCAAGGCTGCCGAAGCTTGGGCTGCCCTCAACCGTCTCCCGCTTGTCCCGTCGGTGACCAGGGCTGTCCTCCCCACCGCTGCACAGCTCTCAGCCAAGTACAATTCTGCCGTGCTTGACGGGGCCAAGCGCGGGAACTCTGTTGCCACCTACCTCCCGCTTGTCCCCACGGAGCGCATCGCGAGGGTGTTCTCCTACCCGCCTACCGACGCTGCTGCAACCGCGGCTCCTGAGATGCAGCCCATCCCGACGCAGTAA
- the LOC124708423 gene encoding REF/SRPP-like protein OsI_017815 isoform X1, translating into MAQSGSDAAPISTHPTEQEEEVTVERTPEEEEARLRYLEFVQQAAAQAVVLAAAAYAYAKQGAGPLRPGVDHVEGTVKAVVGPVYDRYHAVPLDLLKFLDRKVDESVQELDRRVPPVVKEVPTYARSAAAEVHKTGLVGTATGLAKSAIARAEPKARDLYTRYEPVAERKAAEAWAALNRLPLVPSVTRAVLPTAAQLSAKYNSAVLDGAKRGNSVATYLPLVPTERIARVFSYPPTDAAATAAPEMQPIPTQ; encoded by the exons ATGGCGCAGTCCGGCAGCGACGCCGCCCCGATCAGCACGCACCCCACCGAG caggaggaggaggtgacgGTGGAGAggacgccggaggaggaggaggccaggctCAGGTACCTCGAGTTCGTGCAgcaggcggcggcgcaggcggTCGTGCTGGCCGCCGCGGCCTACGCCTACGCCAAGCAGGGCGCGGGGCCGCTCCGCCCCGGCGTCGACCACGTCGAGGGCACCGTCAAGGCCGTCGTCGGGCCCGTCTACGACCGCTACCACGCCGTGCCGCTCGACCTCCTCAAGTTCCTCGACCGCAAG GTTGACGAGTCTGTCCAGGAACTGGACCGCCGTGTTCCACCGGTTGTGAAGGAGGTGCCGACCTATGCCCGCTCTGCGGCGGCTGAGGTGCACAAGACCGGCTTAGTAGGCACAGCCACGGGCCTGGCCAAGTCTGCCATTGCTCGCGCTGAGCCAAAGGCTCGTGACCTCTACACCCGCTACGAGCCTGTGGCGGAGCGCAAGGCTGCCGAAGCTTGGGCTGCCCTCAACCGTCTCCCGCTTGTCCCGTCGGTGACCAGGGCTGTCCTCCCCACCGCTGCACAGCTCTCAGCCAAGTACAATTCTGCCGTGCTTGACGGGGCCAAGCGCGGGAACTCTGTTGCCACCTACCTCCCGCTTGTCCCCACGGAGCGCATCGCGAGGGTGTTCTCCTACCCGCCTACCGACGCTGCTGCAACCGCGGCTCCTGAGATGCAGCCCATCCCGACGCAGTAA
- the LOC124707300 gene encoding translocase of chloroplast 101, chloroplastic-like — MATNDARVAPVAAEGDEVAAAAAEGSKRAAAEVGGGGIDGEEVRFEGKDRTLGGSEASNGAVEAEAAVGDAEDGSDGEVEPAAAAAAEEESGDREPEPEDAEAAPLAPAPSDSTELGDGYASLPTPDAPVAEDKGELVDEPEESATSEVKDVGEAAPDAELSVEKVEDAEVVAGGEEDGEFGSQEEVAVSTRSTEEDTVAPIAEANGKLGGEADAPVETVAVGGDETPEASLEIVEDKAAEPEPESDASPVIIAMENHAIVEDGAAKPEAESDANPVVIDNGSLENHADVDDEVTKPSVVGDSSLENHANVEDKAAKPEPENDASPVVTDNSSFGNQANVEDEAAKPEPKGDASHVVIDDSDLGIPEKLAPVTSDIVLNESNENAQNAEGQVAASGTVEDVSVEKPTEVESVVAGGTDVILSRELAPEPIEENNDAVENENAAEVIGHIEEAGDDDIVVAAAGDDQKAVAADDDEERGGEENEGAPDVSDREVEAVDDEIVLAAADDEDMSGNEGDEDDDEVSFDRSPARVAIIENSEAAKQIMKELGEGSSSGSPVSGLSSSREYTNSMDGQIVLDDSEDDEDDDDNEDDDEKGFDSAALAALLKAATGASPDGNITVSSQDGSRIFSMDRPAGLGSSAPSLRPTAPRQPARSNLFNPSELAVTAEPNDEMTEEEKKLHDKVELIRVKFLRLVYKLGATPEETVAAQVLYRLSLAEGIRHGRQTNRAFSLENARKKAIQLEADGTEDLSFSCNILVLGKIGVGKSATINSIFGEEKTKTDAFGAATTSVREIVGNVDGVKIRIIDTPGLRPNVMDQGNNRKILASVKKYTKRCPPDIVLYVDRLDSLSRDLNDLPLLKTITAVLGSSIWFNAIVALTHAASAPPEGPSGAPMTYEVLMAQRSHIIQQSIRQAAGDMRLMNPVALVENHPSCRKNREGQKVLPNGQSWRHQMLLLCYSSKILSEANSLLKLQDPSPGKLFGFRFRSPPLPFLLSSLLQSRAHPKLSPDQGGNEGDSDIDLDEYSDIEQDEDEEEYDQLPPFKPLTKSQLARLSKEQKNAYFDEYDYRVKLLQKKQWKDELRRLKEMKKRGKSDMDAYGYASIAGENDQDPPPENVSVPLPDMVLPPSFDCDNPTYRYRFLEPTSTVLARPVLDAHGWDHDCGYDGVSVEESLALLSKFPGTVAVQVTKDKKEFSIHLDSSISAKHGEDASSLAGFDIQTVGRQLAYILRGETKFKSIKKNKTTGGFSVTFLGDIVATGLKVEDQLSVGKRLALVASTGAMRAQGDTAYGANLEMRLKDKDYPIGQSLSTLGLSLMKWRRDLALGANLQSQFSIGRGSKMAVRLGLNNKLSGQITVRTSTSEQVQIALVGLVPVLASIYRSIWPSEPSFAY; from the exons ATGGCCACCAACGACGCCCGAGTCGCGCCCGTGGCGGCTGAGGGGGACgaggtcgcggcggcggcggcggaggggagcaagcgagcggcggcggaggtgggcggcggagGAATTGACGGCGAGGAGGTGAGATTTGAGGGGAAGGACCGGACCCTCGGTGGTTCGGAGGCCAGCAACGGGGCGGTCGAGGCGGAAGCAGCCGTAGGAGATGCGGAAGATGGAAGCGATGGGGAGgtcgagccggcggcggcggcggcggccgaggaggAGTCGGGAGACCGGGAACCCGAGCCGGAAGATGCGGAGGCTGCTCCGTTGGCGCCGGCGCCCTCCGACAGCACCGAATTGGGTGACGGGTATGCTTCCCTGCCTACCCCTGATGCACCCGTAGCGGAGGATAAGGGTGAATTGGTCGATGAACCGGAGGAAAGCGCGACTTCGGAGGTGAAGGATGTTGGCGAGGCGGCGCCTGATGCTGAATTGTCCGTGGAGAAAGTGGAGGATGCAGAGGTGGTCGCTGGAGGTGAAGAGGATGGTGAGTTCGGCAGCCAGGAAGAGGTTGCGGTTTCCACCAGGAGCACGGAGGAGGATACGGTGGCTCCTATTGCTGAAGCTAATGGCAAATTGGGTGGCGAGGCTGATGCGCCTGTTGAGACGGTGGCGGTGGGaggtgacgaaactccagaagcaTCATTGGAGATTGTGGAAGACAAGGCGGCAGAGCCGGAGCCAGAGAGCGATGCAAGCCCAGTG ATCATAGCGATGGAGAACCATGCTATTGTGGAAGACGGGGCCGCGAAGCCTGAGGCTGAGAGCGATGCGAATCCAGTG GTTATTGACAACGGTAGCTTGGAGAACCATGCTGATGTGGATGATGAGGTGACAAAGCCATCG GTTGTTGGCGACAGTAGCTTGGAGAACCATGCTAATGTGGAAGACAAGGCGGCAAAGCCTGAGCCAGAGAATGATGCAAGTCCAGTG GTTACTGACAACAGTAGCTTTGGAAACCAGGCTAATGTGGAAGATGAGGCGGCAAAGCCTGAGCCAAAAGGCGATGCAAGCCATGTG GTTATTGACGACAGTGACTTGGGAATCCCAGAGAAGCTTGCCCCTGTAACCTCAGACATTGTGCTTAATGAAAGTAATGAGAATGCACAAAATGCTGAGGGCCAGGTGGCTGCTAGTGGAACTGTGGAAGATGTTAGTGTTGAGAAGCCGACAGAGGTTGAGAGTGTTGTTGCTGGCGGCACTGATGTTATCCTGTCCCGAGAGTTGGCTCCAGAACCTATCGAGGAAAACAATGATGCTGTGGAGAATGAAAATGCTGCAGAGGTTATTGGCCATATAGAAGAGGCTGGCGATGATGACATAGTTGTAGCTGCAGCTGGTGATGATCAGAAAGCTGTAGCtgcagatgatgacgaagaaaggGGCGGTGAGGAGAATGAAGGTGCTCCAGATGTCTCTGACCGTGAAGTAGAGGCTGTTGATGACGAGATAGTTTTAGCTGCAGCTGATGATGAAGACATGAGTGGTAATGAGGGTGATGAGGACGATGACGAGGTGAGCTTTGATAGGAGTCCTGCACGAGTTGCAATCATAGAGAATTCTGAAGCTGCGAAGCAGATCATGAAGGAGCTTGGGGAAGGTTCCTCCAGTGGTAGTCCTGTGTCTGGCTTGAGCAGTTCAAGAGAGTACACTAATAGCATGGATGGGCAGATTGTGCTTGATGATTCTGAGGATGATGAGGATGACGACGataatgaggatgatgatgagaagGGGTTTGATTCTGCTGCCTTAGCCGCCTTGCTTAAAGCAGCTACTGGTGCCTCCCCTGATGGAAACATCACAGTTTCTTCACAAGATGGATCTAGAATTTTTTCCATGGATAGACCTGCTGGTCTGGGCTCGTCAGCCCCATCTTTGAGGCCAACTGCCCCACGACAACCTGCCCGGTCAAACCTCTTCAACCCCTCTGAGCTAGCAGTGACTGCTGAGCCTAATGACGAGATGacagaggaggagaagaaattgCACGACAAGGTTGAGTTGATCCGTGTAAAGTTTCTGCGTCTTGTGTATAAATTGGGGGCAACCCCTGAAGAAACAGTAGCAGCACAAGTGCTGTACCGTCTGAGCCTTGCTGAGGGTATCCGACATGGAAGGCAAACAAACAGAGCTTTCAGCCTTGAGAATGCACGGAAGAAAGCCATACAGCTTGAAGCAGATGGAACAGAAGATTTGAGCTTCTCATGCAACATACTCGTTTTAGGAAAGATTGGGGTTGGCAAAAGTGCAACTATAAATTCTATTTTTGGTGAAGAGAAGACCAAAACTGATGCTTTTGGTGCAGCCACCACCAGTGTACGAGAAATTGTTGGCAATGTAGATGGTGTCAAGATACGGATCATCGATACACCAGGCCTTCGGCCCAATGTGATGGACCAAGGAAATAACAGAAAAATTCTCGCATCTGTCAAGAAATATACCAAGAGATGTCCGCCAGATATCGTTCTATATGTGGACCGTCTTGATAGTCTGAGTCGTGATCTCAATGATTTGCCTCTTCTAAAAACCATCACTGCTGTTCTTGGTTCTTCCATATGGTTCAACGCTATTGTTGCTCTCACCCATGCTGCTTCTGCTCCTCCTGAAGGTCCCAGCGGTGCCCCTATGACATATGAGGTATTAATGGCACAGCGATCCCACATTATCCAGCAATCCATCAGGCAGGCTGCAGGGGATATGCGACTGATGAACCCTGTTGCCCTTGTTGAGAACCACCCTTCTTGCCGGAAGAACCGTGAGGGTCAGAAAGTGCTTCCAAATGGCCAAAGTTGGAGGCATCAGATGCTGCTCTTGTGCTACTCTTCAAAGATATTATCAGAAGCCAACTCACTTTTGAAGCTCCAGGATCCTTCTCCTGGGAAGCTTTTTGGGTTCCGCTTCCGCTCCCCACCGCTTCCTTTCCTGCTATCCTCCCTTTTGCAGTCAAGAGCTCACCCAAAACTTTCCCCTGACCAGGGTGGTAATGAAGGAGATTCTGATATTGATTTGGATGAGTATTCTGATATAgaacaagatgaagatgaagaggaatatGATCAGCTTCCTCCCTTCAAGCCTTTGACTAAATCTCAGCTTGCAAGGCTCTCAAAAGAGCAGAAGAATGCTTATTTTGATGAGTATGACTACAGGGTCAAACTTCTGCAGAAGAAACAGTGGAAGGACGAGCTCCGCAGGTTGAAGGAGATGAAGAAGAGGGGCAAGTCTGATATGGATGCTTATGGGTATGCTAGTATTGCAGGGGAAAACGATCAGGATCCTCCTCCAGAAAATGTTTCAGTCCCCTTACCTGACATGGTGCTGCCTCCTTCATTTGATTGTGACAATCCGACATATCGGTACCGCTTTCTGGAACCAACTTCTACTGTCCTTGCTAGGCCTGTTTTAGATGCACATGGGTGGGATCATGACTGCGGTTATGATGGAGTAAGTGTTGAAGAGTCGCTCGCTCTCCTTAGCAAGTTCCCAGGTACTGTGGCAGTTCAGGTTACCAAGGACAAGAAGGAATTTAGCATCCATCTAGattcttccatctcagcaaagcaTGGAGAGGATGCATCGTCCCTTGCTGGTTTTGACATCCAGACTGTTGGGCGGCAGCTTGCGTATATTCTTCGTGGTGAGACCAAATTCAAGAGTATCAAGAAGAACAAGACAACTGGAGGATTCTCTGTGACTTTCTTGGGTGACATTGTGGCAACTGGGCTGAAGGTTGAGGACCAGCTCTCTGTTGGTAAGAGGCTGGCATTAGTGGCAAGTACAGGAGCAATGCGAGCTCAAGGGGATACTGCTTATGGAGCTAACTTGGAAATGCGCTTGAAGGACAAAGACTATCCAATTGGCCAATCCTTGTCAACCTTGGGCCTGTCCCTCATGAAGTGGCGCCGCGACCTTGCCCTTGGCGCTAACCTGCAGTCCCAGTTCTCGATCGGAAGGGGTTCAAAGATGGCGGTCCGCCTTGGGCTGAACAACAAGCTGAGTGGGCAGATCACCGTCAGGACAAGCACCTCAGAGCAGGTACAGATCGCGCTGGTGGGTCTTGTCCCAGTACTTGCCTCCATCTACCGGAGCATCTGGCCCAGCGAACCATCGTTTGCTTATTAA